The DNA window GAGATGACCGACCTGCCGTCGTACCGCAAGGTCAACCCGGCCGACGCGCCGGTGCTGTTCATGACGATGACGTCGCCGTCGATGACCCTGGCCGAGCTCAACGACTACGCCGAGAACCTGATCGCGCCCAGCCTGTCGACCTTGCCCGGCGTGGCGCAGGTCACCGTCAACGGCCAGAAGCGCTTCGCGGTGCGGGTGCGCGCCAAGTCGGACCTGATGAACGCGCGCGACCTGACGCTCGATGAATTGCAGCAGGCGATCCGGTCGGCCAACGCCAACACGCCGCTGGGCATCCTGGACGGCCCCAGCCAGACCCTGACCATCCAGGGCAATGCCCAGCTGATGAAGGCGGCCGAATTCGCCGAGCTGATCGTCGCCACCCGCAACGGCGAGCCGGTGCGCCTGAAGGACGTCGCCACCGTCGAGGACAGCTTCCAGTCGGTCAAGACCGCCGGCAGCTACAACGGCGAGCGCTCGATCGTGCTGCTGGTGCAGCGCCAGCCGGACGCCAATACCGTGCAGGTGGTCGACGGCGTGCGCGCGCTGCTGCCGCGCTTCAAGAACCAGGTGCCGGAATCGATCAGCATCAACCTCGTCAACGACCGCTCGGTGTCGATCCGCGAAGCCATCCACGACGTCAACCTGACCCTGCTGCTGACGATCTTCCTGGTCGTCATGGTGATCTTCCTGTTCCTGCGCCGCGCCGCCGCCACCTTCATCCCGGCGATCACGATGCCGATCTCGCTGCTGGGCGCGCTGGCCTTGCTGTACGCCTTCGGTTACAGCCTCGACAACGTTTCGCTATTGGGCATCACCCTGGCCGTCGGCCTGGTGGTCGACGACGCCATCGTCGTGCTGGAAAACATCGTGCGCCATATCGAGATGGGCAAGAAGCCGCTGCAGGCCTCGCTGATCGGCGCCAAGGAGATGGGCTTCACGATTATTTCGATCTCGGTCTCGCTGGTGGCCGTGTTCATCCCGATCTTCTTCATGCCGGGCGTGATCGGTTTGATGTTCCATGAATTCGCCGTCGTCGTCGCGCTGTCGGTGCTGGTGTCGGCGGCGGTGTCGCTGATGCTGGTGCCGATGCTGGCCAGCCGCATGCTGCCGGCCGACACCATCGACCCAGAGCACGACAAGGGCAACTTCCTCGGCCGCTGGTTCGAGACCGGCTTCACCAAACTGCGCAATGGCTACGCCCGCACCCTGGACCTGGCGCTGCGCCACCGGCCGATCGTGCTGCTGGCCGCGCTGGGCACGTTCGCGCTGACGGCGGTGCTGTACATCACCATACCGAAGGGCTTCTTCCCCGAGGAGGACCTGGGCCAGATCCGCGTCAACACCGAGGCCTCCGAGGACATTTCGTCGGCCGCGCTGATGGCGCTGCAGGACCGCGTGGTGGCGGTGATCCGCGCCGACCCCAACGTGCAGGACGTGGTCTCTTTTGTGAGCGGCGGCAACGGCGGGCGCATGTTCCTGGTGCTTAAACCCCGCGGCGAACGGCAAAAGATGCCGCAGGTGCTCGACAGCCTGCGCAAGGCCACCAGGGCCGTGCCCGGCATCGCCGTGTATCTGAGCCCGGTGCAAAACCTGCAACTGGGAGGGCGCCCGTCCAAGAGCCGCTACCAGTACACCTTGCAATCGGTCAGCCCGGGCGCGCTCAACGACTGGGCCCAGAAATACCAGGACCAGATGCGCAACGATCCCGACTTCCGCGACGTCACCAGCGATTCGCAGAACAAGGGCTTGCAGGCGTCGCTCAGGATCGACCGCGACAAGGCCAACAACCTCGGCGTGGCGATCGGCGACATCCGCACCGCGCTGTATCTCGCCTTCGGCGAGCGCCAGGTGTCGACCATCTACTCGCCGGCCGCCAGCTACTACGTGATCCTGGAGGCGGCCGACGCCGACCGCCAGTTCGACAGCGCGCTGACCAGGATCTCGGTGCGCAACAAGACCGGCCAGCTGGTCAAGCTGTCGAGCATCGCCAGCGTCGAGCGCACCATCGGCCCGACCGCCGTCAACCACCAGGGCCAGCTGCAGGCGATCACGATCTCGTTCAACCTGGCGCCGGACGTGCCGCTGGGCAGGGCCACCGCCAAGATCGACCAGATGGGCGTGGACATGCGCCTGCCGCCGTCGATCATCACCAACTACGGCGGCGACGCGGCCGTGTTCCAGAGCTCGCAGGGCAGCCAGCTGATCCTGATCCTGGCCGCGCTGGGCGTCATCTATGTGCTGCTGGGCGTGCTGTATGAAAGCTATATCCACCCGCTGACCATCCTGGCCGGCCTGCCGTCGGCCGCCGTCGGCGCCTTGCTGACCTTGCGCCTGTTCAATCTTGACCTGACGATGATCGCCATCATCGGCATCCTGATGCTGATCGGTATCGTCAAGAAGAACGCCATCATGATGATCGACTTCGCGCTGCATGTGCAGCGCAACGAGGGCCGCACGCCGGCCGAGGCGATCCGCGAGGCCTGCATCCTGCGCTTCCGGCCGATCATGATGACCACGCTTGCCGCGCTGATGGGCGCGCTGCCGATCGCGCTGGGCCTGGGCGCCGGCGCCGAACTGCGCCAGCCGCTGGGCCTGGCCGTGGTGGGCGGCTTGATCTTCTCGCAAGTGATCACGCTGTACATCACGCCGGTCATTTATCTGTTCCTCGACAGGTACAGCGGCACCGGTCCGATGAGCGACGCCGAGCTGGCCGGCGAAGACGCCGCTGTCGTCGGCCAACCTGAAAGTGTGCACGCCGTACCACTGAAGGCCGTGAACATAGTCAAGCATTGACGGGTGACAAGTTAATTTGAGGGTCGTTTATTTATCATAGGCAAGTTGGCTATGAAAAAAGAGGCGATCGGAAATGAAACGCTACAGTGTCACCATCGTGGGCATGGGGCCGCGCGGGCTCAGCGTGCTCGAACGCCTCGCGGCGATCGCCGGCAGCCGCCAGCTGCTGCTCGACATCGTGTTGATCGAACCTGGCGAATGCGGTCCCGGCGTCCACACCACGCGCCAGCCGCAGCACCTGCTGATCAACACGGTGGCCAGCCAGGTCACCATGTTCCCCGCGCTCGGCGCGGTGCAGCACGCGCCGCTGTGCGCCACGCCGTCGCTGACGTCGTGGGCGCGCCAGAGCGGCTACCGCCGCTTCGGCGACAGCTATCACAGGATCGCCGGCGCCGGCGACGGCATCACCGAGGCCGACTACCTGCCGCGCAGCATGCTGGGCGAATACCTGGCCTGGGCCTACCAGCAGGTGGCCGCCGCCTTGCCGGGCTGCGTCACGCTCACGCACCACCGCCTGCGCGCCAACGACCTGTGGCAGCAGCAGGACGGCCGCACCGCCATCGAGCTCGAAAGCGGCTTCATCGTCCATAGCGATTTCGTCTTCCTGACCACCGGCCACGGCCGCAACCTGCCCAGCGATCTGGATGCCTGGC is part of the Oxalobacteraceae bacterium OTU3CAMAD1 genome and encodes:
- a CDS encoding efflux RND transporter permease subunit, which codes for MNLSELCIRRPVMVVLLSLTLVLAGVLSYFYIPVAALPSYNTPVINVSADLPGASPDTMASSVALPLEKQFSTIAGLSLITSTNTLGNTSLTLEFDPSVNVNEAAVDVQAALLRAQRQLPVEMTDLPSYRKVNPADAPVLFMTMTSPSMTLAELNDYAENLIAPSLSTLPGVAQVTVNGQKRFAVRVRAKSDLMNARDLTLDELQQAIRSANANTPLGILDGPSQTLTIQGNAQLMKAAEFAELIVATRNGEPVRLKDVATVEDSFQSVKTAGSYNGERSIVLLVQRQPDANTVQVVDGVRALLPRFKNQVPESISINLVNDRSVSIREAIHDVNLTLLLTIFLVVMVIFLFLRRAAATFIPAITMPISLLGALALLYAFGYSLDNVSLLGITLAVGLVVDDAIVVLENIVRHIEMGKKPLQASLIGAKEMGFTIISISVSLVAVFIPIFFMPGVIGLMFHEFAVVVALSVLVSAAVSLMLVPMLASRMLPADTIDPEHDKGNFLGRWFETGFTKLRNGYARTLDLALRHRPIVLLAALGTFALTAVLYITIPKGFFPEEDLGQIRVNTEASEDISSAALMALQDRVVAVIRADPNVQDVVSFVSGGNGGRMFLVLKPRGERQKMPQVLDSLRKATRAVPGIAVYLSPVQNLQLGGRPSKSRYQYTLQSVSPGALNDWAQKYQDQMRNDPDFRDVTSDSQNKGLQASLRIDRDKANNLGVAIGDIRTALYLAFGERQVSTIYSPAASYYVILEAADADRQFDSALTRISVRNKTGQLVKLSSIASVERTIGPTAVNHQGQLQAITISFNLAPDVPLGRATAKIDQMGVDMRLPPSIITNYGGDAAVFQSSQGSQLILILAALGVIYVLLGVLYESYIHPLTILAGLPSAAVGALLTLRLFNLDLTMIAIIGILMLIGIVKKNAIMMIDFALHVQRNEGRTPAEAIREACILRFRPIMMTTLAALMGALPIALGLGAGAELRQPLGLAVVGGLIFSQVITLYITPVIYLFLDRYSGTGPMSDAELAGEDAAVVGQPESVHAVPLKAVNIVKH